Proteins co-encoded in one Neoarius graeffei isolate fNeoGra1 chromosome 11, fNeoGra1.pri, whole genome shotgun sequence genomic window:
- the si:ch211-195b21.5 gene encoding zinc finger protein 318 isoform X1, whose protein sequence is MHRGPNPDYDPRDPASPPRYGPPGALGSGSAFPGPFNRPAFPPRFPNPVSYPTSVPPPGFQSFSTEPPYQAAAPPTQFPAGWTLKDELQNLEVKKKAEEFLRILEAKDRLKLSSESGDRGTRRSSADGERHRLERHKRGRSQSRSRSRGRSRARSRGRSRSRGKSRTRAKSRPRSRSRGRSLTRSKSQPRLHKDSQRGVKDVASPSVSGRVPDLFQNLKQVLQSKELEKHLSVVKNTFMINQIQEDLRVKHETQPAPSQNLPEFPMKSCEPEQASDYNPNSVLPHERVCRSDSALPRILSWNDPGQKLEVFLNKCVFSSIEDEEEFLYGDEDGKKKPQAVTVPLAQTRPPENPISSPHLSKPPVLQEPKGQAMTSRQPLTPDVSMEECEKVKNLLKTIGLNLSQADISKMATRLKQKEQRGVSSNPALRATPDTPLNCGKVQKSDDGRSNRSESSHSHRDAEHRDKQSDEREKERREKQIQKKRKEYLVKELEGLLKHEGSGDLIPVIGFFCQRCEEFFGDLSSAEGHKHASTQQDQQLKDNKRQREHKPAERRDQDERKAERKRPREDTSCRRTEDKSRVQEKKDRKEDNSQSSKNTKKKKKKEKMKKKKKVKKEKAKAEKN, encoded by the exons ATGCACCGCGGGCCGAACCCGGATTATGATCCCCGGGACCCTGCGTCTCCTCCCCGCTATGGACCTCCAGGCGCCCTCGGGTCCGGTTCCGCTTTCCCAGGCCCGTTTAACAGGCCCGCTTTCCCTCCGCGGTTCCCGAACCCTGTGTCTTACCCCACATCGGTTCCTCCTCCGGGCTTTCAGAGCTTCAGCACCGAGCCGCCCTACCAG gcagcgGCTCCTCCAACACAGTTTCCTGCAGGATGGACACTTAAGGATGAGCTGCAGAATCTGGAGGTGAA GAAGAAAGCTGAGGAATTCCTGCGCATCCTGGAAGCTAAAGATCGTCTCAAACTATCCAGCGAATCGGGAGACAGAGGCACGAGACGCTCAAGCGCAGATGGCGAGAGACACCGCTTAGAGAGGCATAAGAGAGGGCGGAGCCAGAGCAGGAGCCGGAGTCGGGGGAGGAGCCGAGCTCGCAGCCGAGGAAGGAGCAGGAGTCGGGGGAAAAGTCGCACCAGAGCGAAGAGCCGGCCGAGGAGTCGCAGCCGGGGGCGGAGCTTAACGAGGAGTAAGAGCCAGCCTCGGCTCCATAAAGACTCTCAGCGCGGCGTTAAAGACGTGGCGTCTCCGTCTGTTAGTGGCAGGGTACCGGACCTCTTCCAGAACCTGAAACAGGTTCTACAGAGCAAAGAGCTGGAGAAACACCTCAGTGTGGTGAAGAACACTTTCATGATCAACCAG atccaggaggacttgagagtAAAGCACGAAACTCAGCCTGCACCTTCACAGAACCTTCCAGAATTTCCCATGAAGTCCTGTGAACCCGAACAAGCGTCAGACTACAACCCGAACTCCGTACTTCCTCACGAGCGAGTGTGCAGAAGCGACAGCGCGTTACCGCGGATCTTATCCTGGAATGATCCGGGACAAAAGCTGGAAGTGTTCCTGAATAAATGCGTCTTCTCCAGCATCGAGGATGAGGAGGAGTTTCTCTACGGAGACGAAGACGGGAAGAAGAAACCCCAAGCCGTCACCGTCCCCCTCGCCCAAACCAGACCTCCTGAAAATCCGATCTCTTCTCCCCATCTCTCCAAACCACCCGTCCTCCAGGAGCCCAAAGGCCAGGCCATGACCTCCAGACAACCCCTGACCCCGGACGTGTCGATGGAGGAGTGCGAGAAGGTGAAGAACCTGCTGAAGACCATCGGGCTCAACCTGAGCCAGGCGGACATCAGCAAGATGGCCACCAGACTGAAGCAGAAGGAGCAGCGAGGAGTGAGCTCGAACCCGGCCCTCAGAGCGACGCCGGACACGCCGCTGAACTGCGGTAAAG TGCAGAAGTCTGATGACGGTCGGAGTAACCGATCTGAAAGCAGCCACTCGCACAGAGACGCCGAGCACAGAGACAAG CAGAGCGACGAGCGGGAGAAGGAGCGCAGAGAGAAACAGATCCAGAAGAAGAGGAAGGAGTACCTGGTGAAGGAGCTGGAGGGACTGCTCAAGCACGAAG GTTCAGGGGATTTGATCCCTGTGATCGGTTTCTTCTGTCAGCGCTGTGAGGAGTTTTTCGGGGACCTGAGCAGCGCCGAGGGACACAAACACGCCAGCACGCAGCAG GATCAGCAGCTTAAAGACAATAAGAGGCAGCGAGAACACAAACCCGCGGAGCGCCGAGACCAAGACGAGCGAAAGGCTGAGCGGAAAAGACCGAGAGAAGACACAAGCTGTCGCAGGACTGAGGACAAGTCCAGGGTCCAGGAGAAGAAAGACAGGAAAGAGGACAACAGCCAGTCGAGTAAAAACaccaagaagaaaaagaaaaaagagaagatgaagaagaagaagaaagtgaagAAGGAAAAGGCCAAAGCTGAGAAGAATTAG
- the si:ch211-195b21.5 gene encoding zinc finger protein 318 isoform X2 has product MHRGPNPDYDPRDPASPPRYGPPGALGSGSAFPGPFNRPAFPPRFPNPVSYPTSVPPPGFQSFSTEPPYQAAAPPTQFPAGWTLKDELQNLEVKKKAEEFLRILEAKDRLKLSSESGDRGTRRSSADGERHRLERHKRGRSQSRSRSRGRSRARSRGRSRSRGKSRTRAKSRPRSRSRGRSLTRSKSQPRLHKDSQRGVKDVASPSVSGRVPDLFQNLKQVLQSKELEKHLSVVKNTFMINQIQEDLRVKHETQPAPSQNLPEFPMKSCEPEQASDYNPNSVLPHERVCRSDSALPRILSWNDPGQKLEVFLNKCVFSSIEDEEEFLYGDEDGKKKPQAVTVPLAQTRPPENPISSPHLSKPPVLQEPKGQAMTSRQPLTPDVSMEECEKVKNLLKTIGLNLSQADISKMATRLKQKEQRGVSSNPALRATPDTPLNCGKVQKSDDGRSNRSESSHSHRDAEHRDKSDEREKERREKQIQKKRKEYLVKELEGLLKHEGSGDLIPVIGFFCQRCEEFFGDLSSAEGHKHASTQQDQQLKDNKRQREHKPAERRDQDERKAERKRPREDTSCRRTEDKSRVQEKKDRKEDNSQSSKNTKKKKKKEKMKKKKKVKKEKAKAEKN; this is encoded by the exons ATGCACCGCGGGCCGAACCCGGATTATGATCCCCGGGACCCTGCGTCTCCTCCCCGCTATGGACCTCCAGGCGCCCTCGGGTCCGGTTCCGCTTTCCCAGGCCCGTTTAACAGGCCCGCTTTCCCTCCGCGGTTCCCGAACCCTGTGTCTTACCCCACATCGGTTCCTCCTCCGGGCTTTCAGAGCTTCAGCACCGAGCCGCCCTACCAG gcagcgGCTCCTCCAACACAGTTTCCTGCAGGATGGACACTTAAGGATGAGCTGCAGAATCTGGAGGTGAA GAAGAAAGCTGAGGAATTCCTGCGCATCCTGGAAGCTAAAGATCGTCTCAAACTATCCAGCGAATCGGGAGACAGAGGCACGAGACGCTCAAGCGCAGATGGCGAGAGACACCGCTTAGAGAGGCATAAGAGAGGGCGGAGCCAGAGCAGGAGCCGGAGTCGGGGGAGGAGCCGAGCTCGCAGCCGAGGAAGGAGCAGGAGTCGGGGGAAAAGTCGCACCAGAGCGAAGAGCCGGCCGAGGAGTCGCAGCCGGGGGCGGAGCTTAACGAGGAGTAAGAGCCAGCCTCGGCTCCATAAAGACTCTCAGCGCGGCGTTAAAGACGTGGCGTCTCCGTCTGTTAGTGGCAGGGTACCGGACCTCTTCCAGAACCTGAAACAGGTTCTACAGAGCAAAGAGCTGGAGAAACACCTCAGTGTGGTGAAGAACACTTTCATGATCAACCAG atccaggaggacttgagagtAAAGCACGAAACTCAGCCTGCACCTTCACAGAACCTTCCAGAATTTCCCATGAAGTCCTGTGAACCCGAACAAGCGTCAGACTACAACCCGAACTCCGTACTTCCTCACGAGCGAGTGTGCAGAAGCGACAGCGCGTTACCGCGGATCTTATCCTGGAATGATCCGGGACAAAAGCTGGAAGTGTTCCTGAATAAATGCGTCTTCTCCAGCATCGAGGATGAGGAGGAGTTTCTCTACGGAGACGAAGACGGGAAGAAGAAACCCCAAGCCGTCACCGTCCCCCTCGCCCAAACCAGACCTCCTGAAAATCCGATCTCTTCTCCCCATCTCTCCAAACCACCCGTCCTCCAGGAGCCCAAAGGCCAGGCCATGACCTCCAGACAACCCCTGACCCCGGACGTGTCGATGGAGGAGTGCGAGAAGGTGAAGAACCTGCTGAAGACCATCGGGCTCAACCTGAGCCAGGCGGACATCAGCAAGATGGCCACCAGACTGAAGCAGAAGGAGCAGCGAGGAGTGAGCTCGAACCCGGCCCTCAGAGCGACGCCGGACACGCCGCTGAACTGCGGTAAAG TGCAGAAGTCTGATGACGGTCGGAGTAACCGATCTGAAAGCAGCCACTCGCACAGAGACGCCGAGCACAGAGACAAG AGCGACGAGCGGGAGAAGGAGCGCAGAGAGAAACAGATCCAGAAGAAGAGGAAGGAGTACCTGGTGAAGGAGCTGGAGGGACTGCTCAAGCACGAAG GTTCAGGGGATTTGATCCCTGTGATCGGTTTCTTCTGTCAGCGCTGTGAGGAGTTTTTCGGGGACCTGAGCAGCGCCGAGGGACACAAACACGCCAGCACGCAGCAG GATCAGCAGCTTAAAGACAATAAGAGGCAGCGAGAACACAAACCCGCGGAGCGCCGAGACCAAGACGAGCGAAAGGCTGAGCGGAAAAGACCGAGAGAAGACACAAGCTGTCGCAGGACTGAGGACAAGTCCAGGGTCCAGGAGAAGAAAGACAGGAAAGAGGACAACAGCCAGTCGAGTAAAAACaccaagaagaaaaagaaaaaagagaagatgaagaagaagaagaaagtgaagAAGGAAAAGGCCAAAGCTGAGAAGAATTAG
- the si:ch211-195b21.5 gene encoding zinc finger protein 318 isoform X3 codes for MHRGPNPDYDPRDPASPPRYGPPGALGSGSAFPGPFNRPAFPPRFPNPVSYPTSVPPPGFQSFSTEPPYQAAAPPTQFPAGWTLKDELQNLEVKKKAEEFLRILEAKDRLKLSSESGDRGTRRSSADGERHRLERHKRGRSQSRSRSRGRSRARSRGRSRSRGKSRTRAKSRPRSRSRGRSLTRSKSQPRLHKDSQRGVKDVASPSVSGRVPDLFQNLKQVLQSKELEKHLSVVKNTFMINQIQEDLRVKHETQPAPSQNLPEFPMKSCEPEQASDYNPNSVLPHERVCRSDSALPRILSWNDPGQKLEVFLNKCVFSSIEDEEEFLYGDEDGKKKPQAVTVPLAQTRPPENPISSPHLSKPPVLQEPKGQAMTSRQPLTPDVSMEECEKVKNLLKTIGLNLSQADISKMATRLKQKEQRGVSSNPALRATPDTPLNCGKGIGARSDIRFRLCRSLMTVGVTDLKAATRTETPSTETSRATSGRRSAERNRSRRRGRSTW; via the exons ATGCACCGCGGGCCGAACCCGGATTATGATCCCCGGGACCCTGCGTCTCCTCCCCGCTATGGACCTCCAGGCGCCCTCGGGTCCGGTTCCGCTTTCCCAGGCCCGTTTAACAGGCCCGCTTTCCCTCCGCGGTTCCCGAACCCTGTGTCTTACCCCACATCGGTTCCTCCTCCGGGCTTTCAGAGCTTCAGCACCGAGCCGCCCTACCAG gcagcgGCTCCTCCAACACAGTTTCCTGCAGGATGGACACTTAAGGATGAGCTGCAGAATCTGGAGGTGAA GAAGAAAGCTGAGGAATTCCTGCGCATCCTGGAAGCTAAAGATCGTCTCAAACTATCCAGCGAATCGGGAGACAGAGGCACGAGACGCTCAAGCGCAGATGGCGAGAGACACCGCTTAGAGAGGCATAAGAGAGGGCGGAGCCAGAGCAGGAGCCGGAGTCGGGGGAGGAGCCGAGCTCGCAGCCGAGGAAGGAGCAGGAGTCGGGGGAAAAGTCGCACCAGAGCGAAGAGCCGGCCGAGGAGTCGCAGCCGGGGGCGGAGCTTAACGAGGAGTAAGAGCCAGCCTCGGCTCCATAAAGACTCTCAGCGCGGCGTTAAAGACGTGGCGTCTCCGTCTGTTAGTGGCAGGGTACCGGACCTCTTCCAGAACCTGAAACAGGTTCTACAGAGCAAAGAGCTGGAGAAACACCTCAGTGTGGTGAAGAACACTTTCATGATCAACCAG atccaggaggacttgagagtAAAGCACGAAACTCAGCCTGCACCTTCACAGAACCTTCCAGAATTTCCCATGAAGTCCTGTGAACCCGAACAAGCGTCAGACTACAACCCGAACTCCGTACTTCCTCACGAGCGAGTGTGCAGAAGCGACAGCGCGTTACCGCGGATCTTATCCTGGAATGATCCGGGACAAAAGCTGGAAGTGTTCCTGAATAAATGCGTCTTCTCCAGCATCGAGGATGAGGAGGAGTTTCTCTACGGAGACGAAGACGGGAAGAAGAAACCCCAAGCCGTCACCGTCCCCCTCGCCCAAACCAGACCTCCTGAAAATCCGATCTCTTCTCCCCATCTCTCCAAACCACCCGTCCTCCAGGAGCCCAAAGGCCAGGCCATGACCTCCAGACAACCCCTGACCCCGGACGTGTCGATGGAGGAGTGCGAGAAGGTGAAGAACCTGCTGAAGACCATCGGGCTCAACCTGAGCCAGGCGGACATCAGCAAGATGGCCACCAGACTGAAGCAGAAGGAGCAGCGAGGAGTGAGCTCGAACCCGGCCCTCAGAGCGACGCCGGACACGCCGCTGAACTGCGGTAAAGGTATCGGAGCGAGATCGGACATCAGATTCAGGCTT TGCAGAAGTCTGATGACGGTCGGAGTAACCGATCTGAAAGCAGCCACTCGCACAGAGACGCCGAGCACAGAGACAAG CAGAGCGACGAGCGGGAGAAGGAGCGCAGAGAGAAACAGATCCAGAAGAAGAGGAAGGAGTACCTGGTGA
- the si:ch211-195b21.5 gene encoding zinc finger protein 318 isoform X4 — translation MHRGPNPDYDPRDPASPPRYGPPGALGSGSAFPGPFNRPAFPPRFPNPVSYPTSVPPPGFQSFSTEPPYQAAAPPTQFPAGWTLKDELQNLEVKKKAEEFLRILEAKDRLKLSSESGDRGTRRSSADGERHRLERHKRGRSQSRSRSRGRSRARSRGRSRSRGKSRTRAKSRPRSRSRGRSLTRSKSQPRLHKDSQRGVKDVASPSVSGRVPDLFQNLKQVLQSKELEKHLSVVKNTFMINQIQEDLRVKHETQPAPSQNLPEFPMKSCEPEQASDYNPNSVLPHERVCRSDSALPRILSWNDPGQKLEVFLNKCVFSSIEDEEEFLYGDEDGKKKPQAVTVPLAQTRPPENPISSPHLSKPPVLQEPKGQAMTSRQPLTPDVSMEECEKVKNLLKTIGLNLSQADISKMATRLKQKEQRGVSSNPALRATPDTPLNCGKGIGARSDIRFRLCRSLMTVGVTDLKAATRTETPSTETRATSGRRSAERNRSRRRGRSTW, via the exons ATGCACCGCGGGCCGAACCCGGATTATGATCCCCGGGACCCTGCGTCTCCTCCCCGCTATGGACCTCCAGGCGCCCTCGGGTCCGGTTCCGCTTTCCCAGGCCCGTTTAACAGGCCCGCTTTCCCTCCGCGGTTCCCGAACCCTGTGTCTTACCCCACATCGGTTCCTCCTCCGGGCTTTCAGAGCTTCAGCACCGAGCCGCCCTACCAG gcagcgGCTCCTCCAACACAGTTTCCTGCAGGATGGACACTTAAGGATGAGCTGCAGAATCTGGAGGTGAA GAAGAAAGCTGAGGAATTCCTGCGCATCCTGGAAGCTAAAGATCGTCTCAAACTATCCAGCGAATCGGGAGACAGAGGCACGAGACGCTCAAGCGCAGATGGCGAGAGACACCGCTTAGAGAGGCATAAGAGAGGGCGGAGCCAGAGCAGGAGCCGGAGTCGGGGGAGGAGCCGAGCTCGCAGCCGAGGAAGGAGCAGGAGTCGGGGGAAAAGTCGCACCAGAGCGAAGAGCCGGCCGAGGAGTCGCAGCCGGGGGCGGAGCTTAACGAGGAGTAAGAGCCAGCCTCGGCTCCATAAAGACTCTCAGCGCGGCGTTAAAGACGTGGCGTCTCCGTCTGTTAGTGGCAGGGTACCGGACCTCTTCCAGAACCTGAAACAGGTTCTACAGAGCAAAGAGCTGGAGAAACACCTCAGTGTGGTGAAGAACACTTTCATGATCAACCAG atccaggaggacttgagagtAAAGCACGAAACTCAGCCTGCACCTTCACAGAACCTTCCAGAATTTCCCATGAAGTCCTGTGAACCCGAACAAGCGTCAGACTACAACCCGAACTCCGTACTTCCTCACGAGCGAGTGTGCAGAAGCGACAGCGCGTTACCGCGGATCTTATCCTGGAATGATCCGGGACAAAAGCTGGAAGTGTTCCTGAATAAATGCGTCTTCTCCAGCATCGAGGATGAGGAGGAGTTTCTCTACGGAGACGAAGACGGGAAGAAGAAACCCCAAGCCGTCACCGTCCCCCTCGCCCAAACCAGACCTCCTGAAAATCCGATCTCTTCTCCCCATCTCTCCAAACCACCCGTCCTCCAGGAGCCCAAAGGCCAGGCCATGACCTCCAGACAACCCCTGACCCCGGACGTGTCGATGGAGGAGTGCGAGAAGGTGAAGAACCTGCTGAAGACCATCGGGCTCAACCTGAGCCAGGCGGACATCAGCAAGATGGCCACCAGACTGAAGCAGAAGGAGCAGCGAGGAGTGAGCTCGAACCCGGCCCTCAGAGCGACGCCGGACACGCCGCTGAACTGCGGTAAAGGTATCGGAGCGAGATCGGACATCAGATTCAGGCTT TGCAGAAGTCTGATGACGGTCGGAGTAACCGATCTGAAAGCAGCCACTCGCACAGAGACGCCGAGCACAGAGACAAG AGCGACGAGCGGGAGAAGGAGCGCAGAGAGAAACAGATCCAGAAGAAGAGGAAGGAGTACCTGGTGA
- the fam98a gene encoding protein FAM98A codes for MDILDSLEDLGYQGPLLEDGALQAALSGGAASPEFTKLCAWLVSELKLYSRLEENVHATNCPSEAEGFQLEMSGLLTELACPYTCLTRGDVTHRLLNANNCQLLLTFLISELEAARMVLVNAPQRNAQAGGGSVGCSELFLELKGICVSLGMSKPPSNITMFQFFSGIEKKLKEALSKVSVHHVGQPLMNKTLGPRHWEKIEVINQSLVNEYEVRRKMLLKRLDVTVQSFGWSDRAKSQTEKLAKVYQPLRAALGFKSRVCVAHLLAAREDLSKILRTSSGQTREKTSCAINKVLMGRVPDRGGRPNEIEPPPPEMPTWQKRQDGPTGGGGGRGGGRGGYDQHRGGGGRGDRGGKVQGGWSDGGSQGHYQDGGRGGYRGDYHGGQGGPGYQGGGGHQGQGYQGGGGHQGQGYQGGGGHQGQGYQGGGGHQGQGYQGGGGHQGQGYQGRGGHQSQGYQSGGYQGGHQGQGYQGGGYQGGQQGQEGGNKGHYQDGGRQQERGGGRGGRGGRGRGGRGGQSGGWGGRGGQNFNQGGQFEQFFQHGGHQYNQAGFGQGFYSS; via the exons ATGGACATCCTGGACTCTCTGGAGGATTTGGG GTATCAGGGGCCGCTGTTAGAAGATGGGGCTCTGCAGGCGGCTCTCAGTGGCGGTGCGGCGTCTCCTGAGTTCACCAAACTGTGTGCGTGGCTCGTCTCTGAACTCAAACTCTACAGCAGACTGGAGGAGAACGTCCACGCCACCAact GTCCAAGTGAGGCTGAAGGTTTCCAGTTAGAGATGAGCGGTTTGCTGACAGAGTTAGCGTGTCCATACACCTGTCTCACACGTGGAGACGTCACACACCGTCTGCTGAATGCCAACAACTGTCAACTACTGCtca cgttCCTGATCTCGGAGCTGGAAGCTGCCCGGATGGTGTTGGTCAACGCCCCTCAGAGGAACGCTCAGGCTGGGGGAGGGTCAGTCGGCTGCAGTGAGCTCTTCCTGGAGCTGAAGGGGATCTGTGTGTCTCTGGGCATGTCCAAACCCCCGTCCAACATCACCATGTTCCAGTTCTTCAGCGGCATCGAGAAAAAA CTAAAGGAAGCGTTATCTAAAGTTTCTGTCCATCATGTGGGCCAGCCTCTGATGAATAAAACCCTGGGCCCCCGTCACTGG gAGAAAATCGAAGTTATTAACCAGTCTCTTGTGAACGAGTACGAAGTGAGGAGGAAAATGTTACTGAAGCGTCTGGACGTGACGGTTCAGTCCTTCGGCTGGTCGGACAGAGCCAAG AGTCAGACTGAGAAGTTGGCTAAAGTGTACCAGCCCCTGCGGGCGGCGCTCGGCTTTAAGAGCAGAGTGTGTGTCGCTCACCTTCTCGCCGCCAGAGAAGATTTATCCAAAATCCTGCGCACGAGCAGCGGCCAGACCCGCGAAAAAACCTCCTGCGCCATCAACAAG GTTTTGATGGGACGTGTTCCAGATCGCGGTGGAAGACCAAATGAGATTGAGCCGCCACCTCCCGAGATGCCGACGTGGCAGAAACGGCAAGATGGACCAACAGGGGGTGGCGGAGGGCGAGGAGGAGGCAGGGGTGGCTACGATCAGCACCGAGGAGGAGGTGGAAGAGGGGATAGAGGGGGTAAAGTACAAGGAGGCTGGTCAGATGGTGGGAGTCAGGGTCATTATCAAGATGGAGGAAGAGGAGGGTACCGTGGAGACTACCATGGTGGGCAAGGAGGGCCAGGATACCAAGGTGGAGGGGGGCACCAAGGTCAAGGATACCAAGGTGGAGGGGGGCACCAAGGTCAAGGATACCAAGGTGGAGGGGGGCACCAAGGTCAAGGATACCAAGGTGGAGGGGGGCACCAAGGTCAAGGATACCAAGGTGGAGGGGGGCACCAAGGTCAAGGATACCAAGGTAGAGGGGGTCATCAAAGTCAAGGATACCAAAGTGGAGGATACCAAGGAGGGCATCAAGGGCAAGGATACCAAGGTGGAGGTTACCAAGGGGGTCAGCAAGGGCAAGAAGGTGGTAACAAAGGTCACTACCAAGATGGAGGGCGACAACAGGAGCGAGGAGGGGGTAGAGGGGGTCGTGGAGGGAGAGGACGAGGAGGACGTGGTGGGCAAAGCGGAGGCTGGGGTGGTAGAGGGGGGCAGAATTTTAACCAAGGAGGGCAATTTGAGCAGTTCTTCCAACATGGTGGCCATCAGTATAACCAGGCAGGGTTTGGGCAGGGGTTTTACTCCAGCTGA